The Fulvivirga ligni genome window below encodes:
- a CDS encoding alpha/beta fold hydrolase, whose translation MTAIYFNRVSQLSLLIFLMMTTNTPHTKAQDKFSELVYPFEMHIMQSIEGIEVAYADEGSANEETILFVHGLGSYAPSWKYTVQELSKTYRCIVVDLAGYGKSSKGKYPASMAFHSKHLFQLMEKLGIESYHLVGHSMGGQIGLTMALDRPDQIKSLVLIAPAGIETFTEEEAAFLKKVSTPELIASVSDEQYRANLNMNFYSMDERAEFMYNDRMLIKTDPLFKDYCFVVSEGIKGMLNGPVYDQLSNIQCPSLIIFGKQDQLIPNRYLHKDLTTEFIANRAKEAIPHAEMHMIDKAGHFAHFDQPEKINTLINKFLRTNNH comes from the coding sequence ATCCCAATTATCCTTATTGATCTTTCTTATGATGACAACCAATACCCCACATACCAAAGCGCAAGATAAGTTTAGTGAACTGGTATACCCTTTTGAAATGCATATTATGCAATCGATTGAAGGTATTGAAGTAGCATACGCTGATGAAGGATCAGCAAATGAAGAAACTATTCTTTTTGTGCACGGACTGGGAAGCTATGCACCCAGTTGGAAATATACTGTTCAAGAGCTTTCAAAGACTTACCGTTGCATTGTTGTGGATTTGGCAGGATATGGTAAATCATCTAAAGGCAAATATCCCGCAAGCATGGCTTTTCATAGCAAGCACCTGTTTCAGCTCATGGAAAAACTGGGCATCGAGTCCTATCATTTGGTAGGCCATTCTATGGGTGGGCAAATCGGACTTACTATGGCACTGGATCGACCAGATCAGATAAAATCGCTAGTACTGATAGCACCTGCCGGCATTGAAACTTTCACAGAAGAGGAAGCGGCCTTTTTGAAAAAAGTGAGTACCCCTGAGTTAATCGCATCAGTAAGCGATGAGCAGTACAGAGCTAACCTCAATATGAACTTCTACAGCATGGATGAGAGAGCCGAGTTTATGTATAACGATAGAATGCTCATTAAAACAGATCCGCTTTTCAAAGATTACTGCTTTGTAGTATCTGAAGGTATAAAAGGGATGCTAAATGGGCCGGTTTATGATCAGCTGTCAAATATTCAGTGCCCCAGCTTGATCATATTTGGCAAGCAAGATCAGCTTATTCCTAATCGGTATTTGCATAAAGATCTAACCACAGAGTTCATAGCCAACAGAGCAAAAGAAGCTATCCCACATGCTGAGATGCATATGATAGACAAAGCCGGTCACTTTGCACATTTCGACCAACCAGAAAAAATCAATACCCTTATTAATAAATTTCTACGTACTAATAACCATTAA
- a CDS encoding TonB-dependent receptor, translating into MKILYTILCGICLLYSGFAFGQEAVVTGRLLDGDSQQPLPGVSVRVKGTQQGVSSDVDGSFRLSLKSTPATIIFSYIGFESQEKEIQGSGSLGDFIMKPSLIFMADQVVISGTRQAEKITKTPATIQLINSKSIEELPSFNPGELLSRVKGVEFVRSGVIGTGINIRGFNSNFNSKNLQVNDGRFATLIATGLPLGPLSTFIKEDIDRVEVILGPNAALYGPNAHNGLVNTIMKDPRASQGTTIALGAGNQNMLTARVRHAQVLNDKFAFRVSGEYTKGTEFDFVDSVYMIRGGSLGAYEELELDNDFSFLKGNASLVYNITERAELVATWGGSNTTYLAPTNVGRNQIKDWKINHYGLKLISEHWFAQAYYTTSKTDSTYSIDERTKQYYRGIDSGLTDNQARGAFSYQSGALFIDDSRRLNGEIQYNNSLGKLNIVVGAQGQRDMANSHGTYLLDKDEDDYITINQFGVYGQFDYDLGNGFKLTAVARGDYHEVYEFNFVPKAGLVKSVGKDGAIRLTYSKGIAAPTILNMYGNLFNGLILGNAEGFTLNDGSAVEKQKVEEIQTIELGYKGKLNNRLYTDINAYYNKSKNFLSPVTVVGVATERGDQPMSEVQDGYGVYGGLVATYVNFGEVNTFGFDIGLNYQLMNHLTLDFNYSFFDYSVDEDDLDNDFDKDGKVTKLDILVNSPKNRAGLGLNYSGNKFFGTVFARWVEEYDYFSSFQIAAKSQPELSYRGVPIKENARSADTWNYGPLGGFVDVDLSLGYHIIQNKLSLSGQVTNPFDAEFREFTASPFIGRLYSVQLKLDLPAISKKTSK; encoded by the coding sequence ATGAAAATCTTATATACCATTTTGTGTGGCATATGCCTGCTCTATTCAGGCTTTGCCTTTGGGCAGGAAGCCGTTGTTACTGGGCGCTTGTTAGATGGAGACAGCCAGCAGCCGCTACCAGGCGTAAGCGTCAGAGTTAAAGGAACCCAGCAAGGTGTTTCTTCTGATGTAGATGGCTCATTCCGATTAAGTTTAAAATCTACTCCGGCTACTATCATTTTTAGCTATATAGGATTTGAAAGCCAGGAGAAGGAAATTCAGGGCTCTGGGTCTTTAGGAGATTTCATTATGAAACCTTCATTGATCTTTATGGCTGATCAGGTGGTTATTTCAGGGACTCGCCAAGCCGAAAAGATCACAAAAACGCCAGCAACTATTCAACTAATCAATTCTAAATCCATCGAAGAGCTACCCTCTTTCAACCCAGGAGAATTACTTTCTCGTGTAAAAGGTGTTGAATTTGTACGATCAGGGGTAATCGGCACCGGAATAAATATACGAGGCTTCAACAGTAACTTCAATTCTAAAAACCTACAAGTGAATGATGGCAGATTCGCCACCTTAATTGCTACAGGCCTTCCATTGGGGCCTTTATCAACATTTATTAAAGAAGATATTGATCGAGTAGAAGTTATTTTAGGACCTAATGCTGCACTTTATGGACCTAATGCCCACAATGGATTGGTAAATACTATTATGAAAGATCCACGTGCTTCACAAGGTACAACCATAGCCTTAGGCGCTGGTAACCAAAATATGCTTACGGCCAGAGTAAGACATGCTCAGGTACTGAATGATAAATTTGCCTTCAGAGTATCTGGGGAATATACCAAAGGCACCGAATTTGATTTTGTAGACTCCGTGTACATGATCAGAGGCGGCTCATTAGGCGCATATGAAGAATTGGAATTAGACAATGACTTCAGTTTTTTAAAGGGCAACGCTTCCCTGGTTTATAATATCACCGAGCGCGCCGAGCTTGTAGCCACCTGGGGAGGAAGTAATACCACTTACCTCGCTCCTACCAATGTGGGAAGAAATCAAATTAAAGACTGGAAAATCAACCACTATGGATTGAAACTCATCTCAGAACACTGGTTTGCACAAGCATACTACACCACCAGCAAAACAGACTCTACCTATTCAATAGACGAGCGCACTAAGCAATATTATCGAGGCATTGATTCAGGCCTAACAGATAACCAGGCAAGAGGAGCATTTTCTTACCAAAGTGGTGCCTTATTTATAGATGATTCCCGTCGTTTAAATGGTGAAATTCAGTACAACAACAGCCTGGGCAAGCTTAACATAGTGGTAGGAGCCCAAGGGCAAAGAGATATGGCCAATAGCCATGGCACATATCTGCTAGATAAAGATGAAGATGACTACATTACTATCAACCAATTTGGTGTATATGGCCAGTTTGACTACGATCTCGGCAATGGGTTCAAACTAACTGCAGTCGCCAGAGGAGACTATCACGAGGTGTATGAGTTTAACTTCGTACCAAAAGCAGGCTTGGTAAAATCAGTGGGTAAAGATGGTGCTATTCGCCTGACCTACAGTAAAGGAATAGCTGCGCCTACCATATTAAATATGTATGGAAACTTATTCAACGGACTTATTCTAGGCAATGCTGAAGGATTTACGTTAAACGATGGATCAGCGGTAGAAAAACAGAAAGTAGAGGAAATTCAGACTATTGAACTAGGCTACAAAGGCAAATTAAATAACAGATTATATACTGACATTAATGCTTACTACAACAAATCCAAGAATTTCCTAAGCCCGGTAACCGTAGTTGGAGTAGCCACCGAAAGGGGTGATCAACCTATGTCAGAGGTACAAGATGGCTATGGTGTATACGGCGGACTAGTAGCCACTTACGTGAATTTTGGAGAAGTAAACACGTTTGGCTTTGATATAGGATTGAACTACCAATTGATGAATCATCTAACTCTTGATTTCAATTATTCATTCTTCGATTATTCTGTGGATGAAGATGATCTGGACAACGATTTTGACAAAGATGGGAAGGTAACTAAACTTGACATTCTGGTTAACTCTCCCAAGAACAGAGCAGGATTAGGGTTAAACTACTCAGGTAATAAGTTTTTCGGAACCGTCTTCGCGCGTTGGGTTGAAGAATATGATTACTTCTCTAGTTTCCAAATTGCTGCCAAGTCGCAACCTGAGTTGAGTTACCGTGGAGTTCCTATCAAGGAAAATGCTAGAAGCGCTGATACCTGGAACTATGGTCCCTTAGGAGGATTTGTAGACGTAGACCTCTCTTTAGGCTATCATATTATTCAGAATAAGCTAAGCTTATCAGGACAGGTGACCAACCCATTTGATGCAGAGTTCAGAGAATTCACTGCCTCTCCATTCATAGGCCGATTATATAGCGTACAGCTGAAACTGGACTTACCAGCGATAAGTAAAAAAACAAGCAAGTAA